A segment of the Streptomyces sp. NBC_00376 genome:
TTCATCTGGCTGGTGTTGATGGCGATCGTCACCTGGTCGGGGCGCGGGGTGAGCTCTGCCAGCAGGTGGCGGGTGTCGTAGCTCAGCCATTTCGCATCGGCGCCCTCGCCCTCGGGGGCGAACGAGATGGATCCGCCGATCTGCAGGACCATGTCCGGAACGGCCTCGCGCAGCCGGCCGAGCAGTTCGTTGAACATGGACATGCGCTTGGAGCCGTGGCCGTCCAGTTCGCGTACGTGGATGTGGAGCACGGTGGCGCCGGCGTTGTAGCAGTCGACGGCGGCCTGCACGTGTTCGTCCATGGTCAGGGGGAGGTCGTCGGCGTCGCCGGGGAGCCACTCCGGGCCGTAGGGAGCGGCCTGGATGACCAGCTTCTCCTGGTTCTCGGGCAGCAGGGAGTCGTCGAGGAAGTGCATGGGTCATCTCCTGGTACGCGGACGCGGCGGGCGGATGGCCGTCAAGCGCCATCCGCGCCAACTGGGGCTGTTCACAAGGGCGTTGCTCGAACGAGCTGCGGTGTCCCTTGCGGTACGGCCACGTTAAGAGCGGGTTACGCGCCGCGCTTCACCCGAGGTGACAGGAGACTTGTCACTTGGGGACAGGGCCGGTGTCCGCCCGGCGGGTGCGCCACTCGCGGGCGCTGGTGCCGAACTGGTCGCGGAACCAGCGGGAGAAGGCGCTGGGGGCGGAGAAGCCGAGCAGGCCGGAGATCTCCGTCAAGGAGCGGCGCGGGTTCGCCACCAGTTGCTCGGCCAGCTGTGTGCGGGTGGCGTTGACGAGCGAGGAGAACGTCTCGCCGGACGCTGCCAGATGCCGGTGGACGGTCCTGCGGTCGACGCCGAGGCTGCCGGCGACCTGTTCGATCGAGCAGCGTCCGGTCGGCAGCAGGACCTCGATCAGCTCGCGCACCCGGTCCAGTTCCGTGGTTTCCGAGACCACCGCGATGGACTCGAAATACTGGCGGGCATAGCCACGCAGGAGGGGATCCGACATCGAATTCGGGGTGTCGAGATCGGAGGCGTAGAGAACGAGGCCGTTGAATTCCTGGTCGAATTCCACCACCGGTCCGAAGTGGCGACGGTGCGCCGCGATGTCACGAGGGGGTCCGTGAGTGAAACACACGGACACCGGCCGCCAGCGGGCACCGAGGAAGACCTGCAGGAATCCGTGGAAGGCGCCCACGGCCAGCTCGACGGCCTGCCGTGCCCGGCGCGCTTCGCCGAGCTCCAGGCTCACCTTGACGGTGGCGAGCCCGTTCGCCTCGGTGAGCCGGCTGCGCAGCATCTCGTTGTACATGCGCTCGTGGCGGACCAGGAGCCGGATGACGCTGCGGACGTCGGGTTCCTCGCGCAGGACGAGGCTGATGGGCCCGAGGTTCGAGAAGCGGCGGCGCTCGGCGAGAAGCAGGCCGAACTCGTCGCGGTCGGCGGCCGCGGCGGAGAGTTCGAGGAGCTCGGTGACGGCGAGGCCGGAGATCCACCGGTCCTGGACGGCGAGCCCGACCGGATCGAGACCGACGCGCTTCATCAGGGTGCGCGGATCGATGCCGAGGGACTGGCTGAGCTCTATGTAGTTGCTCAGTGCTGCGTTGCGGACCAGCGGCTTCATCAGGGCACTCCAAGGCTCTGTTCCGGTCGGGGCGCTCCAGGGCTCTGTCCCAAACTGATAAGCGATCTGTCCCGTCAGGTCAAGCGATGCGCCGGACCCTGACCTAGCGTGGCACTACCGCGGGGCCCTCAAAGAATTCCGGCACAAAAACCTTGGCAAATTCTCGGCCCGCCGAAAAGAGTCGGCTCTCGGCTCGAATTCGCGGACGAAATCAGGATTCCACCCTTGGCGCAGCTGAATGCACCGGCGAAGAGAGGAGAAGAATCGTGGTGGGTGGGTCAACAGCAGAGATACCCCGTAGCCCCTGCACCGGTTCTGCCGTGTGGCGCGGTCCGGAACTGGCACACTCCCGTGTCTGGGAGTGGCATCTCGCCCCGGCTCAGCTCGACGAGCTCGACACCGCTCTGCATGCGGTACGGGTACGGGGAACCCCGCTGCTGAGGATTACCGCAGACCGCTTCCCGCTACCGGCACTGGCGTCACAACTGGCGAGAGCGGCAGACGAGTTGGAGAACGGGCGGGGCTTCGTCCTGATCCGCCGCGTCCTGGTCGGGCGCTTCGGCCCCGCGACGGCCGCCGTCCTGCTCTGGGGCCTGGGGCGACACCTCGGCATCCCGGTGTCGCAGAACGCGACGGGGCACATGCTCGGCCACATCGCGGACCCGCACGAGGTCCGGGCGGCACGGCCGTTCCACACCGACGAGGCCGACACGCTCGCCCTGCTGTGCCTGCGCAACGACAGCGGCGCGGGGCATGCGGCTCTGGCCAGTTCGGCGGCGGTCCACAACACCCTGCTGGCGTGTCGGCCCGACTTCGTCGACGGTCTCTATCGCACGCATTTCCTCGACCGCCTCGGCGAGCAGGCCCCGGGGCAGCACCCCTGCCACGCGGGGCCTCTCGCCCACCGCGACCCGGAGCGGTTCAGCCTGCGCTACGACCGTCACCGGCTGGAGTCGGCACAGCGCTTTCCCGACGTGCCGCGCCTGACCCCGGGCGACCTGGAACTGTTCGACCGCATCGACGAATCGGCGGCCGCCCCGGAGCTCCGCCTCGATCTAGCCCTCGCCCCCGGAGACCTGCTGCTGGTGAACAACCACGCGGTCCTGCACTCCCTCACGGCACCGGCGGACACCACCGGGCCCGGACCGCGGTTTCACGCACTGCGGTTGTGGCTCACCCCGCATCGCCCCCGCGAGCTGCCTCCGGATTTCTGGGGCGACGCGCACTCCCTCGACGGTGGCCGCGGCGGAGTCGCGCCACGCGATGTGATCACCCCGCAATCCCCGACGACAAGGAAGCCGCATGACCGACCTGTTCGCACTCCTGGCCCGATCCGTCCGGTCCCACGCTGACCGGACGGCCGTGCGGCAGGGCGGGGCCCTGCTCACGTACGCGCAGCTCGACGACATGACAGCCGGGTTCGCCGGGCTCCTGCACGCCGAAGGGCTGCGAGCCGGCGACCGCGTGGCGGTGGCCCTGCCCAATGTCATCCACTTCCCCGTCGTGTACTACGGCATCCTGCGCGCCGGTGGCGTGGTGGTTCCGATGAATCCGCTGCTGAAGTCCGGCGAGATGGCTTTCGTGCTCCGCGACTGCGGTGCCCGTCTGGTGGTGGCCGCTCCTGCCTGCGCGGACGAGGCGGCACCGGCGGCGGCGCAGGCCGGTGCAGAGTGCCTGGTCGCGGAGCCAGCGATGTTCGACGCGCTGCTGCGTTCGGTCCCGCCGATGACCGGGGCGGCCCGCTGTGCCGACGACGACACCGCAGTGATTCTGTACACCTCCGGCACCACGGGGACTCCGAAGGGTGCGGAGCTGACGCACCGCAACCTCGTCAGCAACGCGCTGACGACGGCGCGGACACTGCTGCGCGTGGGCCCGGACGACGTCCTGTTCGGAGGCCTTCCGCTGTTCCACGCGTTCGGGCAGACCTGTGCTCTCAACACGGCGGTGGCGGCGGGCTGTTGCCTGACCCTGCTGCCCCGCTTCGACGCGGGCGGAGCCCTGGAGACGATGCGCCGGGACGAGGTGACCGTCTTCCTGGGGGTGCCCACGATGTACAACGCGCTCCTCCAGAACGGCATCGGGCAGCCCCTGCCGCGGCTGCGCCTGGCGGTCTCGGGCGGCGCCTCGCTGCCCGTCGAGCTGTTGCACGCCACCGAACGGGAGCTGGGCGTCACCGTGCTGGAGGGCTACGGCCTCTCGGAGACGTCCCCGGTGGCCTGCTTCAACCCGCCGGACAGACCCCGCAAGCCCGGCTCCATCGGGGTTCCCGTGCACGGGGTCGAGTTGCGGCTCGTCGCGGACGACGGTTCCCCGGCCGGCCCCGGCGAGGTCGGCGAACTGGTGATCCGGGGCTCGAACGTCATGAAGGGGTACTGGAACCGGCCGGACGCCACCGCGCGCGCCTTCCGCGACGGGTGGTTCCACAGCGGCGATCTCGCCCGTGTCGACGAGGACGGCTACTACTTCGTCGTCGACCGCAAGAAGGACCTGGTCATCCGCGGCGGCTACAACGTGTACCCGCGGGAGATCGAGGAGGTTCTGTACCGGCATCCGGACGTCCTTGAAGCCGCGGTGGTCGGTGTTCCCGACCCCGCGCACGGTGAGGAGATCGCCGCCGTGGTGGTCCTTCGGCCCGGCGCCCGCACGACGTCGGACGAGCTGCGCGACTACGTCAGACAGCGGGTGGCGGCCTACAAGTACCCGCGGATCGTGCGGTTCGCCGACGCGCTGCCCAAGGGGGCGACCGGCAAGATCCTCAAGCGGGACATCGTGGTCGCTCCGCCGGAGCCGCTGGACACCTGACCGTCACGGCGGTGCTACGACTGGGCCTACGGCCTACGGAGCCGGCGACCGTCACCACGGCTCGTGCGGGCGGGCACGGCGAACCGCAGGTACGGTCGGCGGCCACCGGGTCGCTCAGCTGTCGAAGCCGAGACCGAAGCGGTCCAGAGACCTCAGCCAGAGGTTGCGGCGGCCTTCGTCGCTGTCGGCGCGGGCCAGGGACCACTTGGTGAGGCCGATGCCGATCGAGCGGACCGGCTCGGGCGGGAACGGAAGGGGTTTGCGGCGCACGAGGTCGAGCTCCGTGCGCTCGGTGCGCTCACCGGCGAGCAGGTCGAGCATGACCTCCGCGCCGAATCGGGTCGCGCCGACGCCGAGACCGGTGTAGCCGGCCGCGTACGCGACCTTTCCGTGGTGACTCGTGTCGAAGAAGACACAGAAGCGCGTACTGGTGTCGATGGCCCCGCCCCAGGCATGGGTGAAGCGCAACCCGGCCAGCTGCGGGAAGGTCGTGAAGAAGTGCCGCGCCAGAGTGGCGAAGGTCGCGTGCCGCTGGTCGTGTTCGGCGCGGACGCGGCCCCGGTAGTGGTAGACGGCGTCGTAGCCGCCCCACAGGATGCGGTTGTCCGCGGAGAGCCGGACGTAGTGGAACTGGTTGGCGCTGTCCGCGAAGCCCTGACGGCCCCGCCAGCCGACGGAGGCGAGCTGCCGCTCGCTCAGCGGCTCGGTCATCAGCGCGTAGTCGTACACGGGGACGGTGTACGGGCGATGGCGGCGGAGCAGGGAGGGGTACGCGTTCGTGGCCAGGGCGACCCGTCGGGCCGTGATCCTGCCGTAGGGGGTGCGGGCAGTCATCACGGCACCCCGCTCGTCGAGCGCGAGCGCCGGTGTGTGCTCGAAGACGCGGACGCCGAGGGACAGACAGGCGCGCTTGAGGCCCCAGGCGAGCCTGGCCGGGTTGACCATGGCGACGTCGTCCTTGTTCCACAGTCCGCCGAGGAAGGTCGGGGAGTCGATCTCGGCCCGGACGGCGTCGGTGTCGAGCAGGACGGCCTTGCCGCCGTGACGGGCGACGGCCTCGGCCTCGTGCCGGAGGCCTTCGACCTGGTAGGGCTCGGTGGCGACGACGATGGAACCGGTGCGCTCCCAGGCGCAGTCGATGTCGTGGCGCTCGACGGTGTCCTCGATCGCCTGGAGGTTCTCCCGGCCGAGGCGTTCGAGGACACCGATCTCGTCGGGCCAGCGGCTGAGGCCGTTGTCCAGGCCGTGGGTGAGGCTGGACTCGCAGAATCCGCCGTTGCGGCCGGAGGCCGCACCACCGGCCTCGTCGGCCTCGATGAGCACCACGTCGAGCGAGGGATCGCGTTCCTTGGCGACGAGGGCGGTCCAGAGGCCGGTGTACCCTCCGCCGACCACGAGGAGGTCGCAGGTGGTGCCCCCGGTCAGTGCGGAAGCGGCCTGCGGCCGGTCGGGGTCGTCCAGCCAGAACGGGGTCGGTTCGGCGTCCCGGAGCGAGGTGAGGTGGTCCATGGGCGGGCTCCTTCGGATCGCGGAGGGATATACCTCCGGAATGCCGTAATGAGACCCGCCCGGACCGGGTAAGGTCAATGGTGTTGACGTAAGACTCCCGCACACCCGTTTGCACGGGTCGGACCGGTCGGGCGGACCCCGTCGGGTCCCGGCGGTCGAGGAACTCGTGCGCGATCCGGCGCGCCCCGGGCTCGAAGCGGTGCGCCGGCTGATGAACGAGCTCCTCGGCGCGCACGGCCGGCCACTCCGCGGGCAGGTGCTCGGCGGGCAGGTGGGTGTCGCGCCGCCCCGGGTCGCCGCTTCGAGCAGCCGCCCCCTTCGGGCGTTTCCGGGCGCTGATCAGTTCTTGCTGAATCCCACGTAGTTCTCCGCCAACGAGGCCGACGCCGCCTCCGAGACCGCGAGGTACCGCAGGTGCGAGAGGCGCAGCCTGCGGTCGAACTCGGTCTCGTCCGGTTCGCGGTGCAGCAGGGTCGTCATGGTGTACGAGAAGTGCTCGGCCCGCCAGACGCGGCGCAGGGCGGTCTCCGAGTAGGCGTCGAGCAGCGATTCGTCCCGGTCGGCGTGGTAGCGGGTGAGGGCCCGGGCGAGCAGGGTGACGTCGGCGACGGCGAGATTGAGGCCCTTCGCGCCGGTGGGTGGGACGATGTGGGCCGCGTCGCCGGCCAGGAACAGCCGACCATGGCGCATGGGTTCGGCGACGAAGCTGCGCATGGGGGTGATGCTCTTCTCGGTGATGGGGCCTTGCCGCAGGCTCCAGTCGCCGTCGACGGAGAGCCGGGTGGCGAGCTCGTCCCAGATCCGCTCGTCGGGCCAGTTGTCCGTGCTGTCGTCCGGGTCGACCTGGAGGTAGAGCCTGCTGACCTCGGGCGAGCGCATGCTGTGCAGGGCGAAGCCGCGCTCGTGGTGGGCGTAGATCAGCTCGTCGCAGGAGGGCGGCACATCGGCGAGGATGCCGAGCCAGGAGAACGGATAGGTGCGCTCGGTCACGGTGAGCAGGCCCTCGGGCAGGGAGCGGCGGCCTATGCCGTGGTAGCCGTCGCAGGCGACGACGAGCTCGCAGTCGAGGATGTGCTCGGCGCCTTCGTGGCGGTAGCGGATGGCGGGTCGGTCGGTCTCGATTCCGTCCACGGACAGGGCCTCGGCCTCGAACAGGACGGTGCCGCCCGCCTGTCGGCGCAGGGCGATGAGGTCCTTGACCACCTCGGTCTGGGCGTACACCATGACCGACCGTCCGCCGGTGAGGGACGGGAAGTCGACGCGGTGGGAGCGCCGGTCGAAGCGGAGCTCGATGCCGTGGTGTTCCAGGCCCTGGCGGTCCATCCGTTCGCCGGCGCCGGAGTCGCGCAGCACGTCCACGGTGTCCTGTTCGAGGATTCCGGCGCGCTGGCGTCGCTCGACGTGGTCCCGGCTGCGGAGTTCGAGGACCACGTTGTCGATGCCCTGCCGGTGGAGCAGGTGGGAGAGGAGGAGGCCGGCGGGTCCGGCTCCGATGATGCCGACGGTGGTGCGGGGCATGGCTTCTCCGTGGGAGTGGTGGAGGGGAGGTCAGGAGGAGAGCGGGATGCCGTCCTCGGTCACGACGCGCTGGGCCGTGGCGAAGGCGGAGTTGACCGCGGGGACCCCGCAGTAGACGGCGGAGTGCAGCAGGACTTCCTTGATGTCATCGAGGGTGAGCCCGTTGCGGAGAGCGGCGCGGACGTGCATCGCCAGCTCTTCCTGGTGGCCGTGTGCGACCAGTGCGGTGAGGGTGATGCAACTGCGGGTGCGCCGGTCGAGGCCGGGGCGGGTCCAGATCTCGCCCCAGGCACAGCGGGTGATGTAGTCCTGGAAGTCGGCGGTGAACGCGGTGGTGCGGGCGGTGGCCCGGTCCACGTGGGCGTCGCCGAGGACGGCACGGCGGACCGCCATTCCCTCGGCGTACCGATCCGCCTCGGACTCGGGGGCGGCGAAGTGGCCGAGGAGTGCGGCAAGGACGGCCTCTGGGCGTTCCGCGGGGGCGAGGTGGGAGGCGCCGGCGAGTTCGAGGAGCGTCGCGTCGGGGATGCCGTCGGCGAGTTCACGGGCGTGCGCGGGTGGGGTGGCCGGGTCGGCGCGGCCCGCGATGACCAGGGTGGGCGCGCCGATCCGGGGCAGGTCCGCCCGGAGGTCGTATGCGGCGAGAGCGTCGCAGCAGGCCGCGTACCCGGTGGGGTCGGTGGCGCGAAGGTCGTCGACGAGGCGGGTCGCGGTCCGGGTGCCGGCGAAGCCCGCGGTGAACCAACGGCCGGGGGCGGTGGGGGCGAGGGTCGTGGTGCCCTGCGTACGCACGAGTTCGGCGCGGTCCCGCCAGGCGCCGGGCTCGCCGAAGCGTGCGGAGGAGCAGACCAGGGCCAGGCCGTTGATCCGGTCGCGGTGGTGAGCCGCGAGGTGCGCGCCGACGGCACCGCCGAGGGAGATGCCCGCGTAGTCGAAGCGGCCCACGCCGAGCCGGTCGGCCAGGTCGAGGACGAGGGCGGCGAGGCCGGCGACGGTGGCGCCGTCGGCAGGCAGCGCCGCGGCCGGGGTGGAGCCGTGGCCGGGGAGGTCCCAGCGGATCACCCGGTGCCGGCGGGCGAGGGCGGGGACCTGAGCGTCCCAGACTGCGAGCGAGGTGCCGAGGGAGGGGCCGAGGATCAGGGCGGGCGCTTCGGGGGGTCCGTCGATCCGGTGGTGGAGTACGGGGGTCATGGGCGGCCTTCCGTGACTGCGGAGGATTCCCTGCGCAGGGCCTGGTCGACGAGGAGGGGCGCAGCGCCCGTGCAGGTGGCCGGGTCGGCGAGGGCGCGCAGCCGCTCGGGGGTGATGCGGCCGGTCAGTGCCGGGTCGGCGGCGAGGACGTCCGCGAGGTCCGTCCCCTCGCTCGTCACCCGGCGGGCGGCGTGGCCGAGGAGTTCCTTGGCCTCGGCCCGGCCGAGGAGGCCGGCGAGCGCGGCGGCGAGGCGTTCGCTCGCGACGAGGCCATGGGTGCGGTGCAGGTTGCCGAGCATCCGGTCCGGGAACACACGTAGTCCCTCGGCGAGTTCGGCGCTCTGGTGAGCGGCGGCTCCGGCCAGTCGGAGCAGTTGGCGCAGCGGCTGCCATTCGGCGTGCCAGGCGCCCGCGGGCCGTTCGTCCTCGGCGGCGAGCGAGCCGAGCAGGACGGAGGCCGGTGCGGGAGCCTGGCGGGCCGCGGCGGCGATGAGGGTGGCGCGTACGGGGTTGCTCTTGTGCGGCATGGCGGAGGAGGAGCCGCCGCTGCCCTCGGCGAGCTCGGCGGTCTCGGTGCGGGTGAGCAGCAGGACGTCCGCGGCCGGTTTGCCGAGCGCCGCGGTGGTGAAGGCGAGGGCGGTGCCGAGGTCTGCGACGGGGGTGCGCAGTGTGTGCCAGGGCAACAGCGGTGCGGTGAGCCCGAGTTCCGCCGCGTACCGCTCGACGAGGGCGGGTCCGCTGCCCGGTGCTTCGGCGAGGTACTCGAAGGCGGCCAGAGTGCCTGCCGCGCCGCCGAGTTGGGCGGGCGGCCGGAGGGCGGTGAGCCGGTCGGCGGCGTCGAGGGCGAGGGTGCGCCAGCCCGCCGCCTTGAGGCCGAAGGTGGTGGGGACGGCGTGCTGGCTGAGGGTGCGGCCGGCCAGTGGGGTGTCGCGGTGTGCGGCGGCGAGCCGCCCGAAGGCGGCGGCGGCTCGGTGCAGTTCGGCCGTGATCAGCGGGAGGGTGCGGGCCGCGACGAGCATGGTGGCGGTGTCCAGGATGTCCTGGCTGGTGGCGCCCCGGTGCACGTACGGTGCGACGTCGGGCGGGACGGCGTCGGTGAGTGCGGCGACCAGCGGGATGACCGGGTTGCCGCTCCGGCGGGCACGCAGTGCGAGGTCGCGCGGGTCGTACAGCTCGGCGTGGGCCGCGTCGGTCACTGCCGCCGCCGCGCGGGCCGGGGCTTGTCCGAGGGCGGCCTGGGCCCGGGTGAGGGCGGCTTCGGCGTCGAGCATCGCCTGAAGGAAGGCACGGTCGCCGCTGGCCCGTTCGGTCCCGGTGCCCGTGCTGTCGGGGGTGAGGAGCCCGAAGTCGTACGGGTCCGTCTCAGCGGAAGTCAAGGAACACCGTCTCCTCGGGCCCCTGGAGGCGGATGTCGAAGCGATGGACGCCCGGCCCCGCCGCCGTGGCGAGCAGGGTCGCACGGCGCTCGGGTGGCAGCGCGGCGAGCAGCGGGTCGGCGTCGGCAGCGGGGCCCGGCAGATAGATCCGGGTGTAGAGGTGGTGGAGCAGGCCGCGGGCGAAGACGCAGACGGAGAGGTACGGGACCCCGCCGGGCGGCAGGGTGCGCACCGCCCAGTGGCCGTCGGCGTCGGTGGCGACGCGGCCGAAGCCGGTGAAGGTGACTCCGTCCCGCCCCGCGTGGCCACCGGTGACCGGGTCGCGTCGCATGGAGCCGGGGGCGCCGGTGCGGTCTCCGTCCGGGGCGGGCTGCCAGATTTCCAGGAGTGCGTCGGGGACGGGGGCGCCGTCGCCGTCGCGGACGTGTCCGTGGACGGCGAGGGTGCCGGGGTGTCCGGTGGGCGCGATGTCGGAGCCGCCGGGGAAGGGCAGGGCGTAGCCGTAGAAGGGGCCCACGGTCTGCGAGGGGGTGGGGAGCAGGGTCATCGGCCTTCCTCGGTCCAGGTCGCGGCGGGGCCGTCGAGGACGATGTCCCAGCGGTAGCCGAGTGACCACTCGGGGGTGGACAGGTCGTGTTCGTAGGCGGCGACGAGCCGCTCGCGGGCGGTGTCGTCGGTGACGGACTGAAGGATCGGGTCGTACCTGAAGAGCGGGTCGCCGGGGAAGTACATCTGGGTGACGAGCCGCTGGGTGAACGCGGTCCCGAAGAGCGAGAAGTGGATGTGCGCGGGGCGCCAGGCGTTGGTGTGGTTGCGCCAGGGGTAGGCCCCGGGCCTGACGGTGGTGAACCGGTAGCTGCCCTGATCATCCGTCAGACAGCGGCCGAATCCGGTG
Coding sequences within it:
- a CDS encoding AraC family transcriptional regulator yields the protein MKPLVRNAALSNYIELSQSLGIDPRTLMKRVGLDPVGLAVQDRWISGLAVTELLELSAAAADRDEFGLLLAERRRFSNLGPISLVLREEPDVRSVIRLLVRHERMYNEMLRSRLTEANGLATVKVSLELGEARRARQAVELAVGAFHGFLQVFLGARWRPVSVCFTHGPPRDIAAHRRHFGPVVEFDQEFNGLVLYASDLDTPNSMSDPLLRGYARQYFESIAVVSETTELDRVRELIEVLLPTGRCSIEQVAGSLGVDRRTVHRHLAASGETFSSLVNATRTQLAEQLVANPRRSLTEISGLLGFSAPSAFSRWFRDQFGTSAREWRTRRADTGPVPK
- a CDS encoding TauD/TfdA family dioxygenase; translation: MWRGPELAHSRVWEWHLAPAQLDELDTALHAVRVRGTPLLRITADRFPLPALASQLARAADELENGRGFVLIRRVLVGRFGPATAAVLLWGLGRHLGIPVSQNATGHMLGHIADPHEVRAARPFHTDEADTLALLCLRNDSGAGHAALASSAAVHNTLLACRPDFVDGLYRTHFLDRLGEQAPGQHPCHAGPLAHRDPERFSLRYDRHRLESAQRFPDVPRLTPGDLELFDRIDESAAAPELRLDLALAPGDLLLVNNHAVLHSLTAPADTTGPGPRFHALRLWLTPHRPRELPPDFWGDAHSLDGGRGGVAPRDVITPQSPTTRKPHDRPVRTPGPIRPVPR
- a CDS encoding long-chain-fatty-acid--CoA ligase — translated: MTDLFALLARSVRSHADRTAVRQGGALLTYAQLDDMTAGFAGLLHAEGLRAGDRVAVALPNVIHFPVVYYGILRAGGVVVPMNPLLKSGEMAFVLRDCGARLVVAAPACADEAAPAAAQAGAECLVAEPAMFDALLRSVPPMTGAARCADDDTAVILYTSGTTGTPKGAELTHRNLVSNALTTARTLLRVGPDDVLFGGLPLFHAFGQTCALNTAVAAGCCLTLLPRFDAGGALETMRRDEVTVFLGVPTMYNALLQNGIGQPLPRLRLAVSGGASLPVELLHATERELGVTVLEGYGLSETSPVACFNPPDRPRKPGSIGVPVHGVELRLVADDGSPAGPGEVGELVIRGSNVMKGYWNRPDATARAFRDGWFHSGDLARVDEDGYYFVVDRKKDLVIRGGYNVYPREIEEVLYRHPDVLEAAVVGVPDPAHGEEIAAVVVLRPGARTTSDELRDYVRQRVAAYKYPRIVRFADALPKGATGKILKRDIVVAPPEPLDT
- a CDS encoding NAD(P)/FAD-dependent oxidoreductase, with protein sequence MDHLTSLRDAEPTPFWLDDPDRPQAASALTGGTTCDLLVVGGGYTGLWTALVAKERDPSLDVVLIEADEAGGAASGRNGGFCESSLTHGLDNGLSRWPDEIGVLERLGRENLQAIEDTVERHDIDCAWERTGSIVVATEPYQVEGLRHEAEAVARHGGKAVLLDTDAVRAEIDSPTFLGGLWNKDDVAMVNPARLAWGLKRACLSLGVRVFEHTPALALDERGAVMTARTPYGRITARRVALATNAYPSLLRRHRPYTVPVYDYALMTEPLSERQLASVGWRGRQGFADSANQFHYVRLSADNRILWGGYDAVYHYRGRVRAEHDQRHATFATLARHFFTTFPQLAGLRFTHAWGGAIDTSTRFCVFFDTSHHGKVAYAAGYTGLGVGATRFGAEVMLDLLAGERTERTELDLVRRKPLPFPPEPVRSIGIGLTKWSLARADSDEGRRNLWLRSLDRFGLGFDS
- a CDS encoding 4-hydroxybenzoate 3-monooxygenase, translated to MPRTTVGIIGAGPAGLLLSHLLHRQGIDNVVLELRSRDHVERRQRAGILEQDTVDVLRDSGAGERMDRQGLEHHGIELRFDRRSHRVDFPSLTGGRSVMVYAQTEVVKDLIALRRQAGGTVLFEAEALSVDGIETDRPAIRYRHEGAEHILDCELVVACDGYHGIGRRSLPEGLLTVTERTYPFSWLGILADVPPSCDELIYAHHERGFALHSMRSPEVSRLYLQVDPDDSTDNWPDERIWDELATRLSVDGDWSLRQGPITEKSITPMRSFVAEPMRHGRLFLAGDAAHIVPPTGAKGLNLAVADVTLLARALTRYHADRDESLLDAYSETALRRVWRAEHFSYTMTTLLHREPDETEFDRRLRLSHLRYLAVSEAASASLAENYVGFSKN
- the pcaDC gene encoding bifunctional 3-oxoadipate enol-lactonase/4-carboxymuconolactone decarboxylase PcaDC, whose product is MTPVLHHRIDGPPEAPALILGPSLGTSLAVWDAQVPALARRHRVIRWDLPGHGSTPAAALPADGATVAGLAALVLDLADRLGVGRFDYAGISLGGAVGAHLAAHHRDRINGLALVCSSARFGEPGAWRDRAELVRTQGTTTLAPTAPGRWFTAGFAGTRTATRLVDDLRATDPTGYAACCDALAAYDLRADLPRIGAPTLVIAGRADPATPPAHARELADGIPDATLLELAGASHLAPAERPEAVLAALLGHFAAPESEADRYAEGMAVRRAVLGDAHVDRATARTTAFTADFQDYITRCAWGEIWTRPGLDRRTRSCITLTALVAHGHQEELAMHVRAALRNGLTLDDIKEVLLHSAVYCGVPAVNSAFATAQRVVTEDGIPLSS
- the pcaB gene encoding 3-carboxy-cis,cis-muconate cycloisomerase; translation: MTSAETDPYDFGLLTPDSTGTGTERASGDRAFLQAMLDAEAALTRAQAALGQAPARAAAAVTDAAHAELYDPRDLALRARRSGNPVIPLVAALTDAVPPDVAPYVHRGATSQDILDTATMLVAARTLPLITAELHRAAAAFGRLAAAHRDTPLAGRTLSQHAVPTTFGLKAAGWRTLALDAADRLTALRPPAQLGGAAGTLAAFEYLAEAPGSGPALVERYAAELGLTAPLLPWHTLRTPVADLGTALAFTTAALGKPAADVLLLTRTETAELAEGSGGSSSAMPHKSNPVRATLIAAAARQAPAPASVLLGSLAAEDERPAGAWHAEWQPLRQLLRLAGAAAHQSAELAEGLRVFPDRMLGNLHRTHGLVASERLAAALAGLLGRAEAKELLGHAARRVTSEGTDLADVLAADPALTGRITPERLRALADPATCTGAAPLLVDQALRRESSAVTEGRP
- the pcaG gene encoding protocatechuate 3,4-dioxygenase subunit alpha; the protein is MTLLPTPSQTVGPFYGYALPFPGGSDIAPTGHPGTLAVHGHVRDGDGAPVPDALLEIWQPAPDGDRTGAPGSMRRDPVTGGHAGRDGVTFTGFGRVATDADGHWAVRTLPPGGVPYLSVCVFARGLLHHLYTRIYLPGPAADADPLLAALPPERRATLLATAAGPGVHRFDIRLQGPEETVFLDFR